The region CACGTCGACGTTGATATGTTTCATATATGTAATATCTGATTATTTATGTAATGTTTCATTTTTTTAAGttatcaattttaattttaactTCAATATGTATCAATCCACATATATATGTTATTGAATATGTGTTTTAGTATATTTTGAAGATCCATCTTTGAAATAAGACAACATATCATTTGAATATTGTCAAATACAAATATGATTTATGTTTATGGTCTTAGGTGTCTCTAGCAATTCCCATAATACCTGTATTAGGCTGCAAAAGTGAGTTAGTTGTCCGATTCGTGGATAAAGAAGAAAGAAATGCCTCGTGTCATGTACAACTAAGCTCTTAATCACAAAGGATAAGATAAAAATATGCAAATCCTCTACACCAAAACACTATTTTTGATTAATGTAATCTATTAAAGAAATTGTTTAAAATAATTAACTAATTTCTTTCACTTTCCAATATTGTAATGTACTTTTCTCATAATCCCCTTGTTTTTCCAATACTTCCGAGCAAAATACACAGCAACCGCCACCAATACCCATCAACAAGATGAAGATAATGGTGGCCGTTAAACGAGTCGTCGATTACGCCGTCAAAATTAGAGTCAAACCCGACAAGGTAACCACAAACAACCCTTTTTCCATTCACTGTAAATTTTCAATCTTTAGATGAAAAAGACGCGATTTTTATTATTTTTGCAGACAGGGGTGGTGACCCAGAACGTGAAAATGTCGATGAATCCATTTTGTGAGATTGCCCTCGAAGAAGCCCTTAGAATCAGGGAAGCTGGTTTGGCATCAGAGGTTGTGGCAGTTAGCATGGGGCCTTCTCAGTGTATTGACACTCTTAGAACTGGTCTTGCTATGGGAGCTGATAGAGGGATTCATGTGGAGGCTGATGATTCTCTCTATCCTCTTTATGTTGCCAAGAttttgaagaagcttgttgaGATTGAGAAACCTGGCCTTTTGATTCTTGGCAAACAGGTAATCTGCATTTTTGAGGGTTTGTGGAAATTGAGATTTGTGGATTTTTTTTAAAGGTAATGCATTCATTAGATTAAGAGAAGAGAACACAGACAATATAAATTTCATGAGACACTTGAAATGGGACATACCTCATCCATAGTTTTGACTCAAATCTAAACAAAAATCTACATAGTCATAAAAGACGTTACACATAGAATGTTCACAAGCTAATAGGACACGAACAAACCTGAAGTAGAAGCAACAACTGGTCATCCAGTCAACCAATCTCTTCCGAACATGATCAATGGCAAGATAGAAAAGAGAATCCGCAGGCTTTTTTCAAATCCAATTAGGGATGATTTCTTTGACTTGTGTTTACGCATTTCGACTATCTTTGGTCTCAATAATGTCCACTTTTATCAATGTTAGAATATTAATGGATGAGTAGAGGAAATGTAGGCGCTGCTCCTGGACACAACACTTTTGAGGCTTTTTGTCAAACACCTTGAGTGCAAACTTAGACCTCAAAAGACAAAGACACAAAATAAAAACCACATAAACATGATTAGACAAATCTGCCGGCGGCTTTCGGCTGCAAGGTGTAGAGTATCCATGGCGACTTTGGAGGTTGCCGACATCGAAGGTGAAAGAGCAGCTACACGGGTGAGAGGTATCTTCATTGTTGTTAAACTTGAGATGTGAAAACCTAACATTGCAAACTCTCCATTTCTTGGTGGTGGTGGTGGCTTCGGTAGCGGCCGCAAATACGGGAAGGGAGGGTTGACGGTGGTTTGAAGAGGAGAAAGGGGGTAATTGAAGAGTGAGTTTGTTTTGGTAAGAGCATGTGGATGAAGTTGAAAGGAGTGGATAGTGTGCCCTCAATAGAGGAGGAGGTGACCACCATAAGTGTGGGAGAGAGAGGAGAGCCACCATGAAGGTGGGAGGCGGCCACCAAACCCTAAATGGTTGGGGAAAAGTTCTAAAGAGAAGGGAGAGCATCTCTCTCTAGAAAGGGATAGGGTGTTTGTTAATACACTCTATTTTCGTCTTCGAGGTTTGTGGAAATTGAGGTTTGTGTTTGTTGGTGATTTTTCATTGTGATGGTTTGTGAGTTTAGATGTTTTGTTGTTTGATTTTTTTGGGTTATTAGTTTATAGCTATGAAGCACGGACGCACAACACTGAAACTACTTACACATTAGCACCGGTAgtaatttgaaaagaaatgaatAAATTAAACGTAATCACAAGTGTCGGTTTCGGACACTGACACAGACACATAGACACGTACACCATTTTTCAGAGATAACGGTGCTACAAATGTTTATAGTGACGGGATCAGTTGAACTATGTTTTCTTGTACAAGTCATCCCAGTCCCTCCATTTTTCACTGTGAATAGGACACTCTCTGCATGATTGGTTCCATGAAGCAAAATTGATCCGTGATGTCTAGAATTGGTTTTGATACGTTTGCATGATCTCGAGTGGAAAATATTTGACTTCAAGAATCGATACTCTTTGCCCCCGCGGTATGGTTGAGAGCCGTTGTTGTAATCTGGATCGTTGCATTCATACTTAAAGTTATTGTTCTTCAATCCACTTTTACATGATTATATCCAAACATAAATCATTTTTTCACCTATCAAATTGGGATATTATTAAAATAATGATGACGTTTGGATGATCGCCATTTTCTAGAACAATATACAATCTCTAACTCTATGAAAACATTTGGATGGTCATCATTGTCTAGTCTATTAAGTTTTTTTTTCCTTTACTTGTATATTTTCAGGCCATTGATGATGATTGCAATCAAGCAGGGCAGATGGTAGCAGGACTTCTCAACTGGCCACAAGGGACTTTTGCTTCAAAGGTCAGTCCATCATCTACATCTTCAGCAAATAGTGTCCTATTCATTTCTTTGGCTAGCTATCTATGATATTCATAAGTTAGATACCATGTTAGCACAATGTATTCCAgtttatatatattttttttccATTCTTGATCCTGGTTTGATCTTAAGGTAAACACTATATTTGAATAGCAAATGAATTTTAGTTGATTGAGTTTTCTTTCCTCTTTCTAGAGTCTATTGTTGATTAAGTTTACAATGTTAACCAACTGACAATTTTCCAATTCAGTTATGATTTTGAATAATCATTTTAACCTAAACATGAAATTATTTCTTTTCTTTGAATTGTTCCATAACTAACTTCTTTCCGGTAGGTTGTCCTCGATAAAGAGAAACAAGTAGCCACTGTGGACAGAGAGGTTGACGATGGTATCGAGACTATCTCTTTGAACTTACCAGCTGTAATAACGTAAGTATCACATTCATTTGAGCATGCTGTATCATACCATAATGCAAAATGTAGTGAAATACTAACGGTTGTTTTTCACCAGGACATTTAAAATCGTAGGTATGGTTAGAATCTGTTTCATAACGCCACATTTTATCGCCAGAACATAAACTATAATATTGTACCCTTCACCTTACCGGCTTTCTTGATATGTAAGTTTTGTGCTTTTTCTTGTCGCAGCACTGATCTGAGACTGAACCAACCAAGGTACGCCACACTTCCAAACATAATGAAAGCAAAAAAGAAGCCGATAAAGAAGTTTACTCCAGAGGAGTTGAGTGTGGAAATCAAACCCGATTTGGAGATTGTCGAAGTGACAGAGCCTCCTAAGAGAAAATCAGGTGTTATTGTTTCTTCTGTGGACGAGCTTATTGACAAACTAAAACATGAAGCTAATGTCATCTGATTATTCTCTCCATTGTTCATTATTTCAAAGGATAAACAAAACATTGCACAAAGATTCTGTTGTATGCTCAAGTGAGCCAATAAATTTTAAATACATATTCTAAAATTGTCACGATTAGACTCTGTATAAATTGTTGGTGATCCTAGTCAACTTATTGATGAAGCAGCTTCATCTTAGAGATAAATTAAACAACCCATTTTCAGAATGGAATTGCTTTGAGGCGCAGTTCAAAAACCAAACATAGAATCCAATTCCCATCTATACTTTTTTCATTCACTAATTTAGAGAATGTTCTCTTTGCAAATAAACATGTGGTTTCTTGTTGCTTCAGACTTCTGATTAGTGCTTTGTACACTGTTTTCTAGAGGCATTTTTGTGCTTAACTATTTTTGTTTCCATCTCTGTTTATTTGTCCTCCagatttaattttaattttaattttttgtCCACACTTGGTTCACTGATTTGTCATCcaatttttattaaaaatttaGATTATGTCTAATTTCATATTTCAAAATCAACTTATAAGATAAATATTTGCCTCTATTTATAAATATATGTTCATGATATTTTTCATCTAATGTAAAATTCTTAACAATTCGAACTCTGAAGCTGAAGAGCCCATTTGTTTTAATAAAAGGGAGGGGAGGGGAGGGGAGGGGAGGGATAAGAGATATTTGATTTACATTTATGTTTTATTCAAAATATATACGGTGAGAGATTTTAACTACAAATATATTCACAAGgtgaaaaaaaatattttaaaattaatttactttttttctttgtaattttatcataAGAATTGAGATATTTACCATTTGAAATTTGAACAAAAATTTATTTTAGAAATATAATgatatttattattaattatttgAACACAAATTCATTAATGAAATATAAATATTCAAACCAGAGAAcatcataatttattttataagaaaaaaatattttgtaaGAAATTAACCATAATAATATAAGTTTAAAAAAATAATTGATTacaacaaaatataaaaaaattattataaagAAAAACAGTGAcattaaaagaaataataataaaagatgGAATTAATTATTATTCTTAGAAATGTTTTTTTTTATGGTCAATCGAATTTTGTTGATACTGTATTGTAAGATACATTACCTATAAAATGAAATTTTTATATATCATATTCGAACATCAAAATAATTTATGATTCAATATCCTAAAATTGTACTCCTAAAATGTACAATAGTGAATAGTGATTGAAGAGGATATAATAGATAAAAGCTGGCAGAAATTTCATCCATTATATCCTTTGAAATTTCGGTCATCttttgcatgtttgatgttttCTTAAATTTTAATTACAAACATGCAGTCTGTCTTTTATTATAATACTATACttttaaatttataaaaaataatataatgGATAAAAGATATATAACATAAATAGAGAGTAATTATAAATTTATTCAAGTGATATTTAAAATATTCATTAAATCAacattcatatatatatatatatatatatatatatatatatagagagagagagagagagagaaaatgaatattatttttaatatttatcAAACTTTTTCTTTATCTCATAACCATTTCTCTAATCACACCATCTCGAAAATATATATTCATCTTCTTTAACTTTTATTTTTTACTTGAAACACACTTATGCAATCATATcttaattcaattttttttcttcaaaattaACTAAAATTAGTTTATAAATTTATTTTGGAGAATTTCTTATCCCATCCTATGGGATGGAAAAACACtacatgaaaaataaaaattgtcCCTCAGATTTTGGAGATACATCCCCAGATGCACCACCTTAAGGCGCACCAATTGAGTGCTACTCCagattaaaacaaaaatttattctggagatgcatctaCGGGTGTTTTCAACaaatatattgatatttgagttgtcCGATGGATattccgaagatgcatcttcggaaGATTGGAGCGGAATTTTGAAAATTTTGTCACCTTTGCATGTCTCATATTTTGagagatgtatctccgaaatAATTTGATAAAACACTGAACTGCATGATCACACAATCATACTTATTTTCTACTTCAAACCCTTACAAAAAACCCTTACTTTCTCAATTGCGTGTCCCCTTAAGTTGCGTGGTTATATGTTGGCAAATAAGAAATGGAGATTTAATGTCATATGTGGTTTACATAACCATGACTTGTGTGAAAAGTTAGTTGGTCATCCAATTGCGTGTCGCCTCATGCCGGAAGAGAAGAATGTGTTCCATACATTACATTGAATTTGGTTCAACTGAAAAATATACTTGCAACTTTGAAACGTGAAAGATCCGAAAATACCTCAAATATTAAGCAAGTGTACAATATTCGGTACCAAACTAATAAGGCATTAAAGGGGGATAAAACTGAAATGCAATAACTCTTGAAACTGTTGGATGATAACAATTATGTGTCTAGGTACCGAACTTGTGAGGATGGAGTAACTgttagagatatattttggactcatccTGATTCCATTAAGTTGTTCAACGCCTTTCCTACTATACTCATTATTGATTCAACGTACAATACCAACAAGTACAGACTTCCATTATTGGAGATGGTTGGTGTTACCTCTACAAAGAAGACCTATTATATCGGGTTTGCATTTCTAAAGAGCGAAAAAGAGGAAAATGTTACTCGGGCCTTAGAGGTGTGTCAGGAAATGTTGAAGGACTAAGAAGAGATGCCTAAAGTGATTGTTACCGACCGTGATACCACTTTGATGAATTCAGTTGCAAAGGTATTTCCTACTTCTTATGCATTACTTTGTAGGTATCATATAACAAATAATGTGAGAATTCAGATTAAACTTGCGGTAAGGACGAAACAGATGAAGTCTGAAGATGGAAAAATAGTGAAGGCGAGTGTGGTAGTGGAAAAAATAATGGATGCATGGAATGGTATAGTAAATTCTTCCACTAAAGAGTATATGCCGATTTCGTTATACATTTCAGGAAGGTGAGTGAGAAATATCCTGATTTGTTGAAATATGTCGAAAGCATAATTCTTGACCAAGTGAAGGAGAAAATTGTTTGTGCATGGACCGATCAGGTTAGACACCTTGGGAATACAAAAACACACCGAGTTGAGTCAGCCCATCAATTGAAGAATTGGTTGGAAAATAGTAAGGGCGATTTATGTAGAGATTGAGACTCCGTGAACCAAATGACCCAGAACCAGCATAAAAGATACATACATCATTTGGTCGAAGCATCACAGTTTTTAGACACAAATTTAAAGACAACAATTTTTATTCTCAGTCGGCCGACAACATATCTTGAGCGggtttgaattatatttttcaCGAAGCTAAACAAACTGATATTGTAGGCTCCAATAGCGAAATGTGAATGCATAATTGTGAAAACCTATGGTCTCCCATATGTTTGTCTTATTGTACAGAAGGTGAAACTTGATAGTCCGTTAAGAATGGATGATGTTTGTAGTCACTGGAAGAGGCTtaggtttgatgatgatgatgatgtaatGAAAGACGGTAAATCAAATATCTCTATCTTGACCGGATGAGAAGTGATACAAGAGATATTTTTGAAAGCCGATGACAATATTAAACTCCACATCAAAGAATGAATGAGGAAGATTGCTTATCCAGAAACCAGTGACTTGAAACCACCTTCACAATCGGTAAAACCAAAAATGTGCTCTGAAGACTCAAGCCTACCAAGTGACAATTCAATAACGCGATCTTCTTTgtattttgaacatgttgacaaaGTTTTTCCGGACTCACCAACTTCAAGATCTCAAAAAAGTGTTTTTGAAGGAGATCGCATTAGCAAAC is a window of Lathyrus oleraceus cultivar Zhongwan6 chromosome 6, CAAS_Psat_ZW6_1.0, whole genome shotgun sequence DNA encoding:
- the LOC127098241 gene encoding electron transfer flavoprotein subunit beta, mitochondrial; its protein translation is MKIMVAVKRVVDYAVKIRVKPDKTGVVTQNVKMSMNPFCEIALEEALRIREAGLASEVVAVSMGPSQCIDTLRTGLAMGADRGIHVEADDSLYPLYVAKILKKLVEIEKPGLLILGKQAIDDDCNQAGQMVAGLLNWPQGTFASKVVLDKEKQVATVDREVDDGIETISLNLPAVITTDLRLNQPRYATLPNIMKAKKKPIKKFTPEELSVEIKPDLEIVEVTEPPKRKSGVIVSSVDELIDKLKHEANVI